One genomic window of Luteitalea pratensis includes the following:
- a CDS encoding VWA domain-containing protein, protein MRSRTLLGIAAAVLMLLTPARAPMRAQGDGRAGQAQQGQPAPASQTPAPAPADGSQPATPAQPTFRVEANFVRVDVYPTNARGEPITDLTADDFEVLEDNKPQKVTQFERVALSTTTAREERRDPVSADDGRRQAADPRRRVYVIFLDTWHTDFGGAVRARRPLVNMLERLIGPDDLFAVMTPDMDPRQITFARRTETISDMLMKQTQWGMKDSIIRQHPEEQQLEMCFPEGLPPPGCTGASRNANKGIASQLIRRRRENEVLDALEGLVRYLGGVREERKALITVTTGYQMFEPKEDLLRHEECAAPPSMGGTGTGPDGRITTNTGRAQSGSAGAMSSIECATTAAKYARLNNRQRFIALTQEANRYNVSFYPFDTRGLAAFDSNVGDRDERMVVDRGEWYNKETGTQPGTLMGDRASLNVRLDSLRLLAENTDGLAIINTNNLDAGAARIVQDLSSYYLLGYYSANESLDGKWRTIKVRVKRPGAEVRARKGYRALRAEDMAAITETARTDAAGGAGESAAAAESSLLAAALGSVNGIREGQPWRSRAAYFFHAGAGAAARTGRIWVTADLDPSALGDASLAQGGTLAVTVTTSAGATVAQGELPVPPGARTATTELATTNAPLAAGDLLVRVRLTPTGATLPLTDSARLSLPAADTPVASPRLSRASPLTRQKFVPTADPRYRRNEKVRVEVPLAPGATSVKAELLDQAGKVMAAIPVTTALVAPDDAGIGWATADLSLVPLGAGAYIVRVDVVHPDGTVRTLTGFRVVP, encoded by the coding sequence ATGCGTTCACGCACACTGCTCGGCATTGCGGCTGCCGTCCTGATGCTGCTCACGCCCGCGCGTGCGCCGATGCGTGCGCAGGGCGATGGCCGGGCTGGGCAGGCCCAGCAAGGCCAGCCCGCACCCGCGTCGCAGACACCGGCGCCCGCACCGGCAGACGGGTCGCAGCCGGCCACACCTGCACAGCCAACGTTCCGGGTGGAAGCCAACTTCGTGCGCGTGGACGTCTATCCGACCAACGCCAGGGGCGAGCCGATCACCGACCTCACGGCCGACGACTTCGAGGTGCTCGAAGACAACAAGCCGCAGAAGGTGACGCAGTTCGAACGCGTGGCGCTCTCGACGACGACCGCACGCGAGGAGCGGCGCGACCCGGTGAGCGCCGACGATGGCCGCCGGCAGGCTGCCGATCCACGGCGCCGCGTGTACGTGATTTTTCTCGACACGTGGCACACCGACTTCGGGGGGGCCGTGCGCGCCCGCAGGCCGCTCGTGAACATGCTGGAGCGATTGATCGGTCCGGACGACCTGTTCGCGGTCATGACTCCCGACATGGACCCCCGGCAGATCACCTTCGCACGCCGCACCGAGACGATCAGCGACATGCTCATGAAGCAGACGCAATGGGGTATGAAGGACAGCATCATCCGACAGCACCCCGAAGAACAGCAACTGGAGATGTGCTTTCCGGAGGGCCTGCCGCCGCCGGGCTGTACGGGCGCCAGCCGCAATGCCAACAAGGGCATCGCCTCGCAGTTGATTCGCCGGCGCCGCGAGAACGAAGTCCTGGACGCGCTCGAGGGCCTGGTCCGGTATCTCGGCGGCGTGCGTGAAGAACGCAAGGCACTCATCACCGTCACGACCGGGTACCAGATGTTCGAGCCCAAGGAGGACCTGCTCCGGCACGAAGAGTGCGCGGCTCCGCCGTCCATGGGCGGCACGGGCACCGGCCCCGACGGCCGGATTACGACCAACACGGGCCGCGCCCAGAGCGGGTCCGCTGGGGCGATGTCGTCGATCGAGTGCGCGACGACGGCTGCCAAGTACGCAAGGCTGAACAACCGGCAGCGGTTCATCGCGCTGACGCAGGAAGCCAACCGCTACAACGTGTCGTTCTATCCCTTCGACACCCGCGGCCTCGCCGCCTTCGATTCGAACGTGGGCGACCGGGACGAGCGGATGGTGGTCGATCGGGGCGAGTGGTACAACAAGGAGACCGGCACGCAGCCCGGCACGCTGATGGGCGATCGCGCGTCGCTCAACGTGCGCCTCGACTCACTGCGCCTGCTCGCCGAGAACACGGACGGCCTCGCCATCATCAACACCAACAACCTCGACGCTGGCGCGGCGCGCATCGTCCAGGACCTGTCCTCGTACTACCTGCTCGGCTACTACTCGGCCAACGAGAGCCTCGACGGCAAGTGGCGCACGATCAAGGTGCGCGTGAAACGTCCTGGCGCGGAGGTGCGGGCGCGCAAGGGCTATCGCGCATTGCGCGCCGAGGACATGGCGGCCATCACCGAGACGGCACGAACAGACGCGGCGGGGGGTGCCGGTGAGTCGGCCGCGGCGGCGGAGAGCAGCCTGTTGGCAGCCGCGCTGGGTTCGGTCAACGGGATTCGCGAAGGGCAGCCATGGCGCAGCCGCGCGGCGTACTTCTTCCACGCGGGCGCGGGCGCGGCGGCGCGGACGGGACGGATATGGGTGACGGCCGATCTCGATCCGTCAGCGCTGGGTGACGCATCACTTGCCCAAGGCGGCACGCTGGCCGTTACGGTGACCACGAGCGCCGGGGCCACGGTGGCGCAGGGTGAACTGCCCGTGCCACCGGGCGCACGCACGGCGACGACGGAACTCGCCACGACGAATGCGCCATTGGCCGCCGGCGACCTGCTCGTGCGTGTCCGGCTCACGCCCACGGGCGCCACGCTGCCGCTGACCGACTCGGCACGGCTGTCACTGCCTGCCGCGGACACGCCGGTCGCCTCGCCCCGCCTTTCGCGCGCCAGTCCGTTGACGCGGCAGAAGTTCGTGCCAACCGCTGACCCGCGCTATCGCCGCAATGAGAAGGTGCGCGTGGAGGTCCCCCTCGCGCCAGGAGCCACGAGCGTGAAGGCCGAACTGCTCGACCAGGCGGGCAAGGTCATGGCGGCCATCCCGGTCACCACTGCCCTCGTCGCGCCCGACGACGCGGGTATCGGGTGGGCGACAGCCGACCTCTCGCTCGTGCCGCTCGGCGCGGGCGCCTACATCGTCCGCGTCGACGTCGTGCACCCCGACGGTACCGTGCGGACGCTGACTGGCTTCAGGGTTGTGCCGTAG
- a CDS encoding M48 family metallopeptidase: protein MSSLGNRLIPAYQRDMSIDDPRRIPFQFHVVLDDNVNAFATPNGVVVVNSGLIELLDNEAQLAAVIGHEIAHATHEHTWRQQQHYKGKRLGIAIAGAVAAGYGYRGMADIAGMVNAAIVNGHSRSLENQSDRIGLQYMVAAGYDPREAPAVWKLMTKEHGLQGTNFFWSSHENNATRRSYLMNELKNNYRDLDFGALHTNEDEYARIKSTVAEAKASKKKLKVK from the coding sequence GTGTCGTCATTGGGCAACCGACTAATTCCCGCTTACCAGCGGGACATGAGCATCGATGATCCACGGCGTATCCCGTTCCAGTTCCACGTCGTGCTCGACGACAATGTCAACGCGTTCGCGACTCCCAACGGCGTCGTCGTGGTGAACTCAGGCCTGATTGAACTCCTCGACAACGAGGCGCAGTTGGCGGCAGTGATAGGACACGAGATCGCCCACGCGACTCACGAACACACATGGCGGCAGCAGCAACATTACAAGGGCAAGCGCTTGGGCATTGCCATTGCCGGTGCAGTCGCCGCTGGTTACGGATATCGAGGCATGGCCGACATCGCCGGAATGGTGAATGCGGCCATCGTGAACGGGCACTCTCGATCGCTCGAGAACCAATCTGACCGAATTGGTCTGCAGTACATGGTGGCGGCCGGATACGATCCGCGGGAAGCCCCAGCTGTCTGGAAGCTGATGACGAAGGAGCACGGCCTGCAGGGGACGAACTTCTTCTGGAGCAGTCACGAGAACAACGCAACCAGGCGGAGTTACTTGATGAACGAGCTGAAGAACAATTACCGCGACCTCGACTTTGGCGCGCTGCACACCAACGAGGATGAATATGCGCGGATCAAGTCGACGGTCGCGGAGGCGAAGGCATCCAAGAAGAAGCTCAAGGTCAAGTAG
- a CDS encoding DegQ family serine endoprotease, translated as MDTIEYTRIGRKGVAAGAMLLTGALLGYTAAPDARSTTTGPAAVAAREAGAISRTLGPATHSYANVVEAVTPAVVTVRSEHRVRQVSQQVPDELREFFGGRIPVPRGPQPRAGGLGSGVIVRTDGYILTNHHVIDGAEQVTVELTDGRSFKADVVGSDAPSDLAVLKIAGASNLHTLPLGNSDAVAVGDVVLAVGNPLGVGQTVTMGIVSAKGRATGGTNFEDFIQTDAPINQGNSGGPLVNTDGELVGINSQILSPSGGNIGIGFSIPANMARNVMTQLIDHGTVRRGMLGVTIQPVTSDIARSLGLDNVRGALVNGVQPDSPAARAGLKRGDVITGVNGEQVRDYNELRNRVAQVAPGTKLPLDVVRGGTPQAMTVTVGELKQAGNDTARPDADDTAPDTTGFGMGVQPLTPEEARELNLPANRGVLVASVSPDGKAAAAGLREGDVIEEVDGAPVTSVDTLRAALKKGERPALLLVHRGEASVFLTIERN; from the coding sequence ATGGACACGATTGAATACACCCGGATCGGCCGGAAGGGCGTGGCGGCAGGCGCCATGCTGTTGACCGGCGCGCTCCTCGGATATACGGCGGCGCCCGATGCCAGGTCGACCACTACCGGCCCGGCCGCGGTTGCGGCGCGCGAGGCCGGCGCGATCTCGCGCACGCTCGGACCCGCCACCCATTCCTACGCCAACGTCGTCGAGGCCGTGACGCCGGCGGTGGTCACGGTGCGATCGGAACACCGCGTCCGGCAGGTCAGCCAGCAGGTGCCCGACGAATTGCGCGAGTTCTTCGGTGGCCGGATACCGGTGCCGCGGGGGCCGCAACCCCGCGCTGGCGGGCTCGGCTCCGGTGTGATCGTCCGCACCGACGGCTACATCCTGACCAACCACCACGTGATCGACGGCGCGGAGCAGGTCACCGTGGAACTGACCGACGGGCGCAGCTTCAAGGCCGACGTGGTCGGATCCGATGCGCCGAGTGACCTCGCGGTGCTGAAGATCGCCGGTGCCAGCAATCTGCACACGCTGCCGCTCGGCAACTCCGATGCGGTGGCGGTCGGCGATGTCGTGCTGGCGGTCGGCAATCCGCTCGGTGTCGGCCAGACCGTGACGATGGGCATCGTGAGCGCGAAGGGGCGTGCCACCGGCGGCACGAACTTCGAGGACTTCATCCAGACCGACGCGCCGATCAACCAGGGCAATTCCGGGGGCCCGCTCGTCAACACGGACGGTGAACTCGTCGGCATCAACTCGCAGATCCTCTCGCCGTCGGGCGGCAACATCGGCATCGGCTTCTCGATCCCGGCCAACATGGCGCGCAACGTCATGACCCAGCTGATCGACCATGGCACGGTGCGCCGCGGCATGCTCGGCGTGACGATCCAGCCGGTGACCTCCGATATCGCGCGGAGCCTTGGCCTCGACAACGTGCGTGGTGCGCTGGTCAACGGTGTGCAGCCGGACAGCCCCGCAGCACGGGCCGGACTCAAGCGAGGTGACGTCATCACCGGCGTCAATGGTGAGCAGGTCCGCGACTACAACGAACTGCGCAATCGTGTCGCGCAGGTCGCACCTGGCACGAAGCTGCCGCTCGATGTCGTGCGCGGCGGCACACCGCAGGCGATGACGGTCACCGTCGGCGAACTGAAGCAGGCTGGCAACGACACCGCCCGGCCGGACGCGGACGACACCGCACCGGACACCACCGGCTTCGGGATGGGGGTGCAGCCGCTGACGCCCGAGGAGGCACGCGAACTGAACCTGCCGGCCAACCGTGGCGTGCTCGTGGCCTCGGTCAGCCCGGACGGCAAGGCCGCTGCCGCGGGCCTGCGCGAGGGGGACGTCATCGAGGAGGTCGATGGCGCGCCGGTGACCAGCGTGGACACGCTCCGCGCGGCCCTCAAGAAGGGTGAACGGCCGGCGCTGCTCCTGGTCCATCGTGGCGAGGCGAGCGTGTTCCTGACCATCGAGAGGAACTAG
- a CDS encoding VWA domain-containing protein, which yields MRSRPLLGIAALALMVLAPARFAMRAQAPAGQAPAQPATAPAPAPAPAPADGTQPATPGQPSFRVEANFVRVDVYPTAKGAPITDLTADDFEVLEDGKPQKVTQFERVALSTTTAREERRDPVSAADGLQQAADPRRRVFVLFLDTWHTTFAGAVYARKPLIDMLERLIGPEDLFAVMTPDMDPRHITFARRTETLDNALRHETQWGMRDNMVMIHPEEQALEQCFPEGMPSRKCLGPGNTTSSQPADAYRGIAKQLIRRRREKEVLDALEGLVRFLGTVKEERKALITVTSGYEMFEPKPELARPQECDDPPTLGGVGTGPDGRITNNPRGAQNSVPLSSAGCQALAMRYATLNNRQRFIELTQQANRYNVSFYPFDTRGLTAFDADLGARDDRIRGDQGEWYNKQSPNAPGSMMADRDKLNVRLDSLRLLADNTDGLAVINTNDLDGGAARIVRDLSSYYLLGYYSANEQLDGKWRTIKVRVKRPGVEVRARKGYRALRREDMLTASPSAAAAAAGGAGDAAAAAEGASIASALSSVSGIREGQPWRSRAAYFFHAGAGAAARTGRVWVTADLDPSTMRDAAMAQGGTLSITVTTGKGTAMAEAELPVAAGVRTATAELLTTAAPLEAGDLLVRLRFTPTAGSLPLTDTARLALPAADAAAAAPRLSRASPVTRQKFVPTADPRYRRNEKVRVEVPVAPGATSVKADLLDQAGKVMAAIPVTSALVAPDDAGIGWATADVALVPLGAGDYIVRVEVVHPDGTVRTLTGFKVVP from the coding sequence ATGCGCTCCCGTCCCCTGCTCGGCATCGCGGCGCTCGCCCTGATGGTGCTTGCGCCTGCGCGTTTCGCGATGCGTGCGCAGGCACCGGCCGGTCAGGCGCCGGCGCAGCCCGCCACGGCTCCGGCCCCGGCTCCGGCCCCGGCACCAGCAGATGGGACGCAGCCGGCGACACCGGGACAGCCGTCTTTCCGCGTCGAAGCCAACTTCGTGCGCGTGGACGTCTACCCCACTGCCAAGGGTGCGCCGATCACCGATCTGACGGCCGACGACTTCGAGGTACTCGAAGACGGCAAGCCGCAGAAGGTCACGCAGTTCGAGCGCGTGGCGCTGTCGACGACGACGGCGCGCGAGGAACGGCGCGACCCGGTGAGCGCGGCCGATGGCCTCCAGCAGGCCGCCGACCCCCGTCGCCGCGTGTTCGTGCTGTTCCTCGATACATGGCACACGACGTTTGCCGGCGCCGTGTACGCGCGCAAGCCACTCATCGACATGCTGGAACGACTCATCGGTCCTGAGGACCTCTTCGCGGTGATGACGCCCGACATGGACCCACGTCACATCACGTTCGCGCGCCGCACCGAGACGCTGGACAATGCGCTGCGCCATGAAACGCAGTGGGGCATGCGCGACAACATGGTCATGATCCACCCGGAGGAGCAGGCACTCGAGCAGTGCTTCCCCGAAGGCATGCCATCGCGCAAATGCCTCGGACCCGGCAACACCACGTCGTCGCAGCCGGCCGATGCCTATCGCGGTATTGCCAAGCAGTTGATTCGCCGGCGGCGGGAAAAGGAGGTGCTGGACGCGCTCGAGGGTCTCGTCCGCTTCCTGGGGACGGTCAAGGAGGAACGCAAGGCACTGATCACGGTGACCAGTGGCTACGAGATGTTCGAACCCAAGCCCGAACTGGCGCGTCCGCAGGAATGCGATGACCCGCCGACGCTCGGCGGAGTGGGAACCGGGCCCGACGGCCGCATCACCAACAATCCGCGCGGGGCGCAGAACAGCGTGCCGCTGTCCTCGGCCGGCTGCCAGGCCCTCGCGATGCGGTACGCGACGCTCAACAACCGTCAGCGATTCATCGAACTCACCCAGCAGGCCAACCGCTACAACGTGTCGTTCTACCCGTTCGACACGCGTGGCCTCACGGCGTTCGACGCCGACCTGGGAGCGCGTGACGACCGCATCCGCGGCGACCAGGGCGAGTGGTACAACAAGCAGTCCCCCAACGCCCCCGGTTCGATGATGGCCGACCGCGACAAACTCAACGTCCGGCTCGACTCGCTGCGCCTGTTGGCCGACAACACCGATGGCCTGGCCGTCATCAACACCAACGACCTCGACGGCGGCGCGGCCCGGATCGTCCGCGACCTCTCGTCGTACTACCTGCTCGGGTACTACTCGGCCAACGAGCAACTCGATGGCAAGTGGCGCACGATCAAGGTACGCGTCAAGCGGCCGGGCGTGGAGGTACGGGCGCGCAAAGGGTACCGTGCCCTCCGGCGCGAGGACATGCTCACGGCATCGCCGTCGGCCGCGGCCGCCGCGGCAGGGGGGGCCGGCGACGCCGCAGCCGCGGCGGAGGGCGCCTCGATCGCCTCTGCACTCAGTTCGGTCAGCGGCATCCGGGAGGGGCAGCCGTGGCGGAGTCGCGCGGCGTACTTCTTCCATGCCGGCGCGGGCGCGGCGGCGCGCACCGGGCGTGTCTGGGTGACCGCCGACCTGGATCCGTCCACCATGCGCGATGCGGCCATGGCCCAGGGCGGCACGCTCTCGATCACGGTCACCACGGGCAAGGGAACGGCCATGGCCGAAGCCGAGCTGCCTGTCGCTGCCGGTGTGCGCACCGCGACCGCGGAGCTCCTGACCACCGCCGCGCCCCTCGAGGCCGGCGACCTGCTCGTCCGACTGCGCTTCACCCCGACGGCCGGCTCATTGCCGCTCACCGACACCGCGCGGCTGGCGCTGCCGGCAGCGGACGCCGCCGCGGCCGCACCACGACTCTCACGGGCCAGCCCGGTCACTCGCCAGAAGTTCGTGCCGACAGCCGACCCTCGCTATCGCCGCAACGAAAAGGTGCGCGTCGAAGTGCCCGTCGCGCCCGGGGCCACGAGCGTGAAGGCCGACCTGCTCGACCAGGCCGGCAAGGTCATGGCGGCCATCCCGGTCACCAGCGCCCTCGTCGCACCAGACGATGCCGGAATCGGGTGGGCTACCGCCGACGTCGCGCTCGTGCCCCTCGGCGCGGGCGACTACATCGTCCGCGTCGAGGTCGTGCACCCGGACGGCACGGTGCGGACGCTCACGGGGTTCAAGGTCGTACCGTAG
- the bla gene encoding subclass B3 metallo-beta-lactamase, which produces MSSRRRILQSLFCCALLVVTSGAGPAQDDPDGWKTPTAPTRIVGPIYYVGTYGLAAYLITTPAGHILIDGAVPVAGPDIVSAIEAAGFKPADIKILLNTQAHFDHVGSLAHLKQVTGGRVVVMKGDEGILASGGTTDYLFGPRAEYHFPAVKVDEVIGDGHVVSLGGVSLTARLTPGHTPGTTTWTMTVREGGQSYRVAFAGSTFVNPGTRLVKNPSYVGIEADYRRSFALLESLPVDMYLAAHAQAFDFHAKRERAKSEGPRAFVDPDALRQAAVASRAAFEKLVAAEK; this is translated from the coding sequence ATGTCGAGTCGTCGCCGCATCCTGCAATCACTGTTCTGCTGTGCGTTACTCGTCGTCACCTCTGGGGCGGGGCCGGCCCAGGACGACCCGGACGGTTGGAAGACGCCGACGGCCCCGACCAGGATCGTCGGGCCGATCTACTACGTCGGTACGTACGGTCTGGCCGCCTACCTGATCACGACGCCGGCCGGGCACATCCTCATCGATGGTGCCGTGCCTGTTGCGGGGCCCGACATCGTCAGTGCGATTGAGGCGGCCGGTTTCAAGCCTGCCGACATCAAAATCCTGCTCAACACGCAGGCGCACTTCGATCACGTGGGCTCGCTCGCGCACCTGAAGCAGGTGACCGGCGGTCGCGTGGTGGTCATGAAGGGCGACGAGGGCATTCTCGCCTCGGGAGGGACGACCGACTACCTGTTCGGCCCACGGGCCGAGTACCACTTCCCGGCGGTCAAGGTGGACGAGGTGATCGGCGACGGTCACGTCGTCTCGCTTGGTGGCGTGTCGCTGACGGCCCGCCTCACACCCGGCCACACGCCGGGCACCACGACCTGGACGATGACGGTGCGGGAGGGCGGGCAGAGTTATCGCGTGGCGTTTGCGGGGAGCACGTTCGTCAACCCCGGCACGCGGCTGGTGAAGAACCCGTCGTACGTGGGAATAGAGGCCGACTACCGCCGGTCGTTCGCGCTCCTCGAGTCGCTGCCGGTGGACATGTACCTCGCCGCGCATGCGCAGGCGTTCGACTTTCACGCGAAGCGGGAACGCGCGAAGAGCGAAGGCCCACGCGCGTTCGTCGATCCCGATGCCCTGCGCCAGGCGGCCGTCGCCTCACGCGCGGCCTTCGAGAAGCTGGTCGCAGCGGAGAAGTAA